GTTTTTAAGTAGTTTATGAATCCATAAACTAGTGGTTTCCACTGCTTACGGTGATTAAAGCGATGAGCGAGGTCACAGTAGAAGAAAAGTACAGGGCTATTAGTCCAGCAGAATTCTTCTACAAGTACAGGGAGATTGCAGGATTCTCTAATCCAGCTAGAGCACTATACCAGTCGATTAGAGAACTCGTGGAAAACGCTCTAGATGCAACCGACGCCCATGGCATCCTCCCGGATGTAAAGATAACTATTAAGAGGGTTGACGAGATCCAGGAGTTCTACAAGATTACAGTTGAGGATAACGGGATAGGTATACCCCCCGACGTGGTTCCAAACGCTTTCGGGAGAGTCCTCTTCAGCAGTAAGTACGTGTTAAGGCAGACGCGTGGAATGTACGGTCTCGGCGTTAAAATGGCTGTACTCTACGGTCAGATGACGACTGGAAGACCTGTTGAAGTCGTCACGAGTAGACGGGGCCATAGAAGAATATACTATTTCAAGCTGAGAATAGATGTCAACAGGAATGAACCTGTAGTTGTCGAGAAAGGCTCGTGGAGTAAAACCGTGGATTGGCATGGCACTATAGTATCGCTAACAATTGAAGGAGACTGGAGTAGAGCTAAACAGAAGATCAAGGAGTACCTGTTTAAAACCGCGGTAGCCGTCCCCTACGCTAACATCGTTGCTTTAACCCCTGAGGACGAGCTGATATACTACCCCAGGATCACTGAGGTAATGCCGCCTCCACCAGTCGAGGTTAAACCCCACCCCCATGGTGTTGACTTCGAGATGCTGAAGCACATGGTTTCCACGGGTAGCTACAATACGATCAAGGATCTCTTGATAGGTGAATTCCAGGGGATCGGCGAGGTTACAGCTGAACGGATTCTAAGCCAGGTTGGCATTGAACCTGTGAGAAAACCAGGTGAGCTCAGCGACGGAGAAATCCTAGCGTTAGTTAACACCCTTAAGGTGCTTGAGGGAGTGAAGCCTCCATCAGCTAGAGCTATCTCACCGCTCGGAAAAGAACTGATAGAAGCCAGCTTGAAACGGGTTTTCCAGCCCGAGTTCGTCTATGCTGTGTCACGACGGCCTCAAGCCTACCACGGCCATCCATTCGCAGTAGAGGTTGGATTAGCCTATGGAGGTGGAACTCCTCTCAGCGAAAGCGATAAGCCTATTATACTACGATACGCTAACAAGATCCCCCTGCTCTACGATGAGGGTAGTGATGTAGCAACACTTGTAGTTAAAGAGGATATAGACTGGGGCAACTACATGATATCCTTCCCGGCTCCACTAGCTGTACTCGTGCATGTATGTAGTACTAAAGTCCCATTCAAAGGTGTTGGTAAGGAGAGTATAGCTGACGTCCCAGAGGTTAGAAGAGAGATAAAGCTATCCCTCATGGAAGCGCTTAGAGAGCTGAGAAAACACCTCTTAAAGAAGGCTAGAGAAGAGGATTTAAGAAGAAAAGCTGAACGTATAGCAAAGTACATACCTGAAGTAGTGCGTAGTATAGCATCTGTTATCTCTAGCAACGATAAAAGTATTGAGTCCAAGCTAGCTGAGAAGCTAGTAGTAATAGTCTCTAAGCGCACAGGTATACCAGCCCCCGAGATACTCAGCGTGCTTGAGACTGTTGAAGTCGGAGGGTAGGTGGTAGCAGTGGTGTCAAAGACTGATGTAGAGGCTAGGAGAAAAGCTGCTGAGCTTATAAGAGAATCCCTTCTAAGAATAGCTAGGGAGATAGAGGAGGAGAAGCCTCCCGCATTAATCATGCCTAAAAGAACTCTCTCCAACACGATATATGATTACAAGAACAAGATTCTCCTACTAGGGCCTGAAACCCTTAGAAGAAGCTTTGCAGATGCTAATGAAGCCAAGAAGTTCATGCAGACTATTCTTATGGCTTCAATAATACATGAATCCCTTGTTAGCAACGAGTATCCTACGATACGCGACCTATACTATAGGGGGAAGCACAGCATAACGTATAGGAGTGGCGGAAAGATAATCCACGAGAACACCTGGGATGAACAGAAGGAGTCGGATGGAGTAATAAGGGATCTAGAAGTATACCTGG
This window of the Desulfurococcus sp. genome carries:
- a CDS encoding DNA topoisomerase VI subunit B, with the protein product MSEVTVEEKYRAISPAEFFYKYREIAGFSNPARALYQSIRELVENALDATDAHGILPDVKITIKRVDEIQEFYKITVEDNGIGIPPDVVPNAFGRVLFSSKYVLRQTRGMYGLGVKMAVLYGQMTTGRPVEVVTSRRGHRRIYYFKLRIDVNRNEPVVVEKGSWSKTVDWHGTIVSLTIEGDWSRAKQKIKEYLFKTAVAVPYANIVALTPEDELIYYPRITEVMPPPPVEVKPHPHGVDFEMLKHMVSTGSYNTIKDLLIGEFQGIGEVTAERILSQVGIEPVRKPGELSDGEILALVNTLKVLEGVKPPSARAISPLGKELIEASLKRVFQPEFVYAVSRRPQAYHGHPFAVEVGLAYGGGTPLSESDKPIILRYANKIPLLYDEGSDVATLVVKEDIDWGNYMISFPAPLAVLVHVCSTKVPFKGVGKESIADVPEVRREIKLSLMEALRELRKHLLKKAREEDLRRKAERIAKYIPEVVRSIASVISSNDKSIESKLAEKLVVIVSKRTGIPAPEILSVLETVEVGG